Proteins from a genomic interval of Bacillota bacterium:
- a CDS encoding SDR family oxidoreductase: MSILKGRVALVTGASRGIGKAIAVMLAEHGVNLAINSSSLENLEIVAQELYHTGVEIFICPANLAEKDAPANIIKDVIAHFGRLDILINNAGIAIPKPLAETTADEWDLHMAVNARAPFLLCKEALTSLKKSDYATIINISSVVGHKGYINQGAYAASKHALMGMTKVLAQEVHNYGIRVHAVSPGGVATDMVMKTRPDLDASELISPAEIAEIVLFLLTHRGASVIDEINIRRASNTPWK; encoded by the coding sequence ATGAGTATATTGAAAGGCAGAGTTGCTCTTGTTACAGGGGCAAGCAGGGGAATCGGAAAAGCCATTGCAGTGATGCTTGCAGAGCACGGTGTGAATCTGGCTATTAACAGCAGCTCATTGGAAAATTTAGAAATTGTTGCGCAGGAGTTATACCATACAGGGGTCGAAATATTCATTTGCCCCGCCAATCTTGCAGAAAAGGATGCGCCTGCGAATATTATAAAAGATGTGATTGCTCATTTTGGCAGATTGGACATCCTGATAAACAATGCGGGTATAGCTATACCTAAACCTTTGGCGGAAACAACGGCGGATGAATGGGATTTACATATGGCTGTTAATGCCAGAGCTCCGTTTTTATTATGCAAAGAGGCGTTGACGAGTTTGAAGAAGTCGGATTACGCAACTATTATAAACATATCTTCAGTGGTCGGCCATAAGGGTTACATTAACCAGGGCGCGTATGCCGCATCCAAGCATGCCCTGATGGGCATGACAAAAGTTCTTGCACAGGAAGTACATAATTACGGGATAAGAGTCCATGCGGTTTCACCTGGAGGAGTAGCAACGGATATGGTAATGAAGACAAGGCCGGACCTTGATGCATCTGAACTAATATCTCCCGCAGAAATAGCTGAAATTGTTTTATTCCTTCTAACTCACCGGGGTGCATCGGTAATAGATGAAATAAATATAAGAAGGGCATCTAACACTCCGTGGAAATAG
- the polX gene encoding DNA polymerase/3'-5' exonuclease PolX — MDKHDIAGILNEIGMLLEIKGENFFKSKAYYDAARAVMFLEEDIEVLVRENRLKDLKGFGKALSQKIDELVNTGRLEYYEELKKLIPPGLLDMLKIPGLGPKKVRALYDSLGISTIGELKYACLENRLSKLQGFGEKTQQKVLEGIENLGKYAGQYHFPHAKSLAEEIIKALKEKNAVIRCSEAGSLRRRKETVKDIDILASSNNGKEVMELFTSHPLVIQVISKGDTKSSVVLKGGIAADLRVVDDNEYPYALHHFTGSKEHNTALRHIARQEGIKINEYGIFRGEELIRCKTEEDIFKVFGMSYIPPELRENNGELEAAREGKLPELIEYKDIKGIFHVHTLYGDGLNTIEELAEACIDRGYSYMGITDHSQSAYYAGGLKEEDIKIQHEEIDRLNKKYKHAGFRIFKGIELDILPDGSVDYDDRVLSWFDFTIASVHTALNMDEDRMTRRVIKAMKNKYVTILGHPTGRLLLSREPIKINMSEIIKTAAEEKVIIEINSNPYRLDLDWRYCKAAKEAGCKFLISPDAHGISGIDDMEYGVNTARKGWLEKGDIVNTMSADEIYRRIRS; from the coding sequence ATGGACAAGCATGACATTGCCGGCATATTGAATGAGATTGGGATGCTGCTTGAAATAAAAGGAGAAAACTTCTTCAAATCGAAAGCCTATTATGACGCGGCAAGAGCAGTAATGTTTTTGGAAGAAGATATTGAAGTATTGGTTAGGGAGAACAGGTTAAAGGACCTCAAGGGATTTGGAAAAGCTCTATCGCAGAAGATTGACGAGCTTGTGAATACCGGGCGGCTTGAATACTATGAGGAGCTTAAGAAATTGATTCCGCCAGGTCTTTTGGATATGCTTAAAATACCCGGATTGGGTCCTAAGAAGGTCAGAGCTTTATATGACAGCCTGGGTATATCGACTATAGGAGAATTAAAGTATGCCTGCCTTGAAAACAGGCTTTCAAAGCTTCAGGGCTTTGGAGAGAAAACCCAGCAAAAGGTATTGGAAGGTATTGAAAACCTTGGGAAATATGCGGGACAGTACCACTTTCCTCATGCAAAGAGCCTGGCGGAAGAAATTATAAAGGCATTGAAGGAGAAAAATGCAGTAATAAGATGCAGTGAAGCCGGAAGCTTAAGGAGGAGGAAAGAAACCGTAAAGGACATTGATATCCTGGCTAGCAGCAATAACGGCAAAGAGGTCATGGAGCTTTTTACCTCGCATCCTCTTGTAATACAGGTTATTTCGAAGGGCGACACCAAATCCTCAGTTGTGCTCAAAGGCGGAATTGCGGCAGATTTAAGGGTTGTGGATGACAATGAGTACCCGTATGCGCTTCACCACTTTACAGGAAGCAAGGAGCACAATACCGCGTTAAGGCATATTGCCAGGCAGGAAGGTATAAAAATCAATGAATATGGCATTTTCAGGGGCGAAGAATTGATAAGGTGCAAAACGGAAGAAGACATATTCAAGGTTTTTGGGATGAGTTACATACCGCCTGAGCTTCGTGAAAACAATGGGGAGCTGGAAGCGGCAAGAGAAGGCAAATTGCCTGAATTGATAGAATACAAGGATATCAAGGGCATATTCCACGTACATACATTATATGGGGACGGTTTAAATACAATAGAAGAGCTCGCAGAGGCTTGTATTGACAGAGGATATTCATACATGGGGATAACTGACCACAGCCAATCGGCATACTATGCAGGCGGATTGAAAGAAGAGGATATCAAAATACAGCATGAAGAAATTGACAGGTTGAATAAGAAATATAAACATGCCGGTTTCAGGATATTCAAGGGAATTGAGCTGGATATTCTTCCTGACGGCAGCGTGGATTATGATGATAGGGTGCTTTCCTGGTTTGATTTTACGATAGCTTCGGTTCATACGGCATTGAATATGGATGAGGATAGGATGACCAGGAGGGTAATAAAGGCTATGAAGAATAAATATGTTACAATACTGGGCCATCCTACCGGAAGGCTTCTTTTATCGCGTGAGCCAATAAAAATAAATATGAGCGAAATAATTAAAACAGCAGCCGAAGAAAAAGTAATTATTGAAATTAACTCAAATCCGTACAGGCTGGACCTTGATTGGAGATACTGCAAAGCGGCAAAAGAAGCCGGGTGCAAATTTCTGATTTCGCCTGATGCGCATGGAATTAGTGGTATAGATGATATGGAGTACGGCGTTAATACAGCGAGAAAAGGATGGCTTGAAAAGGGAGATATTGTTAACACTATGAGCGCTGATGAAATATACCGGAGAATACGTTCATAA
- a CDS encoding AraC family transcriptional regulator, which translates to MRISQMYQFKLENEEIISLSRNVAKESHIPHTHDFIEIVYICEGSGTQMINDDSYLVKRGDLLFINFRDVHSYSTDTGMEYINCLISPEFLSEELINSKNALDILTLAIFRDFYDIAEKICPKISFHGLEMLEIEDVFNHMIAEYEKKAPGYIAVLKGYVNVLLAKIFRIFKKPELDSLTTDLNKITPEVLHYIKKNYNKKITLKELAKHSFYNAAYFSTIFKECFGKTPLEYINEIRIEKAVQLMKQTDLTIEEICHRVGYSNKKHFYKIFRDATGTTPNNFRKNLKY; encoded by the coding sequence TTGCGCATTAGCCAGATGTATCAATTCAAGCTGGAAAATGAGGAAATCATAAGCCTTTCAAGAAATGTTGCCAAAGAGAGTCATATTCCTCATACGCATGATTTTATAGAAATCGTGTATATTTGCGAAGGCAGCGGCACCCAGATGATTAATGACGATTCCTACCTTGTGAAGCGTGGGGATTTGCTTTTTATTAATTTTAGAGATGTGCATTCCTACTCAACCGATACGGGTATGGAATATATAAACTGCCTTATAAGCCCGGAATTTCTCAGTGAAGAACTGATCAACTCGAAAAATGCACTTGATATATTGACGCTTGCGATTTTCAGGGATTTTTACGATATTGCGGAAAAAATATGCCCCAAAATCTCTTTTCACGGCCTTGAAATGCTGGAAATAGAGGATGTTTTCAACCATATGATTGCCGAGTATGAAAAGAAAGCCCCCGGTTATATTGCTGTATTAAAGGGTTATGTCAATGTTTTGCTGGCAAAAATATTCCGGATTTTCAAAAAACCTGAGCTTGACAGTTTGACAACCGATTTAAACAAAATAACTCCTGAGGTGCTTCACTATATTAAAAAAAATTATAACAAAAAAATCACGTTGAAGGAACTTGCAAAGCATAGTTTTTACAATGCAGCCTATTTCAGCACCATATTCAAAGAGTGCTTTGGAAAGACGCCTCTTGAGTACATAAATGAGATTAGAATCGAAAAAGCAGTTCAACTGATGAAACAAACAGATTTAACCATAGAGGAAATCTGTCATCGAGTTGGTTACAGCAACAAAAAACACTTCTATAAAATTTTCCGGGATGCAACCGGAACGACTCCCAATAATTTCAGGAAAAATTTAAAATATTGA
- a CDS encoding ADP-ribosylglycohydrolase family protein — protein sequence MIKFNRETLRDKIYACWMGKNIGGTMGAPFEGKRQLNDIQGFTTPKGTILPNDDLDLQLVWLKAIEDRGPYNLNSQILGEYWINFIPPHWNEYGIGKGNMRAGLLPPLSGDYQNDWKDSNGAWIRSEIWACLAPGCPDIAIKYAIEDACVDHGMGEGTYAEIFTAAVESAAFVVDDIRELINIGLSKIPAECRIARSINLLTEAYDKGVDWKTARNLLVEDSQDLGWFQAPANVAFTMLGMLYGEGDFKKSMIYAINCGDDTDCTAATLGSLFGIMYGSKIIPKDWSDYIGDQIVTVAVDRGSYHGLPRTCTELTERVLSMIPVMLKANNANVMIYDGEDCFDEVCIDDFKQSSVGKKLCARSGKSYSVDFIYARAMVEFIDDPVIEPFGELNVKITFFNQMPDSKHINLRWLLPDGWSIGGRKDVFLKSVSPDNRPDGTVKAITVSITAGETVQPVNRIILEASCTGRPSVGLIPITILG from the coding sequence ATGATAAAGTTTAACCGCGAGACCTTAAGGGATAAAATCTATGCCTGCTGGATGGGGAAAAATATTGGTGGAACGATGGGAGCTCCGTTTGAAGGGAAACGGCAACTAAATGATATCCAGGGGTTCACTACGCCTAAAGGCACTATTTTGCCGAATGACGACCTTGATTTGCAGCTTGTATGGTTGAAAGCTATTGAAGACAGAGGCCCTTATAATTTAAATTCACAGATCCTGGGAGAATACTGGATAAACTTCATACCTCCCCACTGGAACGAATACGGTATTGGAAAGGGAAATATGAGAGCAGGCCTTCTGCCGCCTTTGTCGGGAGATTATCAGAATGATTGGAAGGATTCGAACGGCGCCTGGATCCGTTCCGAAATATGGGCGTGTCTTGCCCCGGGATGCCCGGATATTGCAATAAAATACGCTATTGAGGATGCATGTGTGGACCACGGCATGGGCGAGGGAACATATGCGGAAATATTTACCGCTGCTGTTGAGAGCGCCGCATTTGTGGTTGATGATATCCGGGAACTGATTAACATAGGCCTTTCCAAGATACCGGCAGAATGCCGGATTGCGCGAAGCATAAACCTTTTAACCGAAGCCTATGATAAAGGGGTTGACTGGAAGACCGCCCGCAACCTGTTGGTTGAAGACAGTCAAGACCTGGGCTGGTTTCAAGCTCCGGCAAATGTGGCATTTACAATGCTTGGAATGCTGTATGGAGAAGGCGATTTCAAGAAATCAATGATTTATGCAATAAATTGCGGTGATGATACCGATTGTACGGCAGCTACTCTCGGTTCATTATTCGGTATAATGTACGGGTCAAAGATAATCCCCAAAGATTGGAGCGATTATATCGGAGATCAAATAGTAACAGTAGCTGTCGATAGAGGCTCTTACCATGGATTGCCGCGCACGTGCACCGAATTGACGGAACGTGTGCTTTCAATGATACCTGTAATGCTGAAAGCCAATAATGCAAATGTTATGATTTACGATGGGGAAGATTGCTTTGATGAGGTTTGTATCGACGACTTTAAACAATCCTCGGTTGGGAAGAAATTATGCGCTCGTTCAGGCAAGTCTTACTCGGTAGATTTCATCTATGCAAGGGCAATGGTGGAATTCATTGATGATCCTGTCATTGAGCCGTTTGGAGAACTAAATGTTAAAATCACGTTTTTTAATCAAATGCCGGATTCCAAGCATATAAACCTTCGGTGGCTGCTGCCCGACGGATGGAGCATAGGGGGCAGAAAAGATGTATTCCTGAAAAGCGTCAGCCCGGACAACAGACCTGACGGTACTGTCAAGGCAATAACTGTGAGCATTACAGCAGGAGAAACGGTTCAACCTGTTAATCGGATTATACTGGAAGCATCCTGCACGGGAAG